CTCCACATACCCTGTCCCCTTGATGGCAAGCACCTGGCCCCTGATCATGCGCGCATAGCCTGGCGCTGTGCTGATTCCGACAGCTATGACCTCAGTCAATACCGACGGCCCAAAAACGGTCACGAACACAAGGGCGAGCAGGAGCGTGGGAATTGCGAAGAGCATATCGACAATCCGGCTCAGGATGCTGTCGCATACGCCACCAGAAATTGCGGCGGCGACGCCGAAAACGATCGCAATGGACATGCTCAGCGCCGTCGCACCTAGTCCAAGAGCCAGCGATTGGCCTGCCCCCTCGACTACTCGAGAGTAAAGATCTCGACCCAATTGATCAGTTCCCAACCAATGGGCGATCGACGGAGACTGTAATGACGATCTCAAATCAATAGCGAGCGGATCGTGCGTCTGCAGCACCTTTGGCGCCACAGCCGCGAGGGCAAAGAGGCCAATGATGATAAGACAGG
This is a stretch of genomic DNA from Bradyrhizobium sp. CB2312. It encodes these proteins:
- a CDS encoding ABC transporter permease produces the protein MFAEATVSRSLKGILAIVGHVPFRVAACLIIIGLFALAAVAPKVLQTHDPLAIDLRSSLQSPSIAHWLGTDQLGRDLYSRVVEGAGQSLALGLGATALSMSIAIVFGVAAAISGGVCDSILSRIVDMLFAIPTLLLALVFVTVFGPSVLTEVIAVGISTAPGYARMIRGQVLAIKGTGYVEAAKVLGHPFPRIVWRHILPNAMNPLTAMMTIGVGQAIIWASGLAFLGLGVAPPAPEWGALLNAGRNYVIYAWWLEIIPGLAVTTFALSLTIIGRHLQDRLEGKT